GGATCCGCCGCCTCCTCCCGCGCCGCGTGGGCGATGGTGTACGCCTTGACGCGCCACTCGCCCTCCGTCCACACGCCGTGGGACCGGACGAGGCGCGCCTCGTACGCGGCGGGCGCGAGCGCGGCGCTCATCCCTGCGCCACCACGCGCCCGCGGCGGGGACGTGCGACCAGCTCGCCTCCGCAGTTGGGGCAGACGCCGCGCATCCCCACCGTGCACGCCGGGCAGAAGGTGCACTCGTACGTGCAGATGTACGCCGCGCCGTCGGCCGCGAGCGGCGCGTGGCACCGCTCGCACTCCGCCCTCATCTCCAGCGCCATCGCCGGGCCTCCGGATGGGGCGAGGCTCAGCGGCGGGATGCACCGCGGCTCACGCGGAACGAGTCCACATGGATGTCGAGGTTGTGATTCAGGCGCAGGCCCGCCACGCCCGGCCCGAAGCCCGCCCCCACGGCCGCCACGCGCGTGCCGTTGACGACGAATCGCACCGAGTCCGCCGCCGTGCGGATCTCCACCGTGTTGGTGGCCCGGCCGTTGGCGTCGGCCTTGTGCACGGCGTCGCTGTCCGTCCAGTCGATCACGGTGTGCACCTCGGTCCCCGCGCGGTGCTTCACCAGGAACTTCCCGTCGCCGCGCACCACCAGGTACAGGTAGGTCTGGTTCGGCGCGTCCAGGTTCTGCCCGGCCGCGAAGACGCCGTACGCCTCGGGGTGCCGCGGCGCGCGCGTCTGGGTGAGCGTGGCGCGCACGGTGTACGGCGCGGACACGCGGTCCGTGGGCCGCCAGAAGATGGCCGCGGGGCCGCCGGTGAAGTGATAGCCCGAGCCCATGCGCGTGAACGTGAGGTCTGCCTGCTTGGCGTCTGCCCGGTCCAGGCGCAGGTGCCAGCCCGCGGGCAGCGGTGCGGCCGAGCGGGCGGCGACGTCGGGGTCGCCCTGGTGCTGCGCCGGCGTCTGGGCCGCGAGCGGAGCGGCGGCCAGGAGCGTGGCGGCGAGGAGGAGCTTGCGCATGGGTTGCCTTGTCGGTTGGACGGTGGGGGGAGGGGGACGACGGCTACGGCTTCTTGCCGGACGAGCTGGGGATATCCGCGCGACATTATGGACTGGAAGAACTCCGTGAGCTCCGGCATGTGCGCCTGCATCTGCTCCTGCCCGATCCGCATGGACTGCGCCGTCATCTCGGGAGTCGCGCCCGCGATCCTGCGGCCCAGGGGCGTGCGGTAGAAGGCGGCGAGCTGGTGCAGCTCGCTCTCGGTGAAGAGCTGGGCGTACATGCGGGCGTACCGCGGCTCCAGCTCGTTCCACGGCATCATCCGGCGCATGAACGCGGTCATCGAGTCCGACCGCGCCGTCCCCGCCGCTCCGGCGCCGTACATCTGCGAGAGCATCGTGGACTCCATGTTCTTCCGGAAGTTCTCCTCCATGTCCATGGCCTGCAGCACCTCGCGCGCGGCGGCGAGCTGGCTGGCCGTGGGCTCGGGCGCGGCGGACGCGTGTGTCTGCGCGCGGGCGGCGGCGGGGGCGGCGAGGAGCAGCAGGGCGAGCGCGATGCGTTTCATTCGGCTTTGCGGGGAGGAGGGCGGATCGATACAAGACGGAAGTGCGCGGACGATGATCGGGCCGGATCCCCGCCGCCCGCGGTGAGGA
This portion of the Longimicrobiaceae bacterium genome encodes:
- a CDS encoding DUF1272 domain-containing protein, encoding MALEMRAECERCHAPLAADGAAYICTYECTFCPACTVGMRGVCPNCGGELVARPRRGRVVAQG